The genomic interval GGACCGGAATAGGGTGGATACCCAGTGACCTGCTCAGTTACAGTCCTGATTTGCAAGCCAAGCCCACACCTCTTTCCTATGTCAATACCAGCAGTCTGCCCCTGAGGCAACAACCCACCCCTAGCGCCAATGTCCTCACTACGCTGCATTTCAATGACCAGGTGGAAATGTTGGGAGTTAGTGCAAGCGGCTGGGCCCAGGTGCGGGACCTGCAAAGCAGCACGGTCGGTTGGGTACCGCCCCGTTATCTGTCCTCGGTGACTTCGAGTACTCCCAAGTCGCCCCGACGCCACCGGGCTCCAGCCCGCAAAAAGGCGCCTCCGAAGGAAGAAAAAGCCCCAACCGAAACTGCCGAACCACCCAGCGCCATGTGAGTTTTGGTCAACCCTGAGCTAACAGCGCCTCTCCCATGGGGGGCGCGTGCAGGGCAATACCGAGTTGGGTTCAAAGGGCAAATTTTGATGGGCGTAGGCTCTGGCCCACGCTTGCACAGGCGAGAAGCCCGTGCCACCATTTGCACGCGAACTGGAATAAAAAACTATTTAATCGGGATTTGATCGGCAGTTGCGCCTCTATTTCGGGCTGGTTTTTTCCGATAGCCGCGCCTCGATGCGGTGGGCCAGGGGAATTAATTCGGACAGGCGCTGGCGACGGGCCGCCCGCTCTTCTTCCGCCAGGTGCATGGTTTCCGCCGCGGCCTTAAGGCTGCCCAAGAGCGATCCCAGAGTATCATCCAGGCTGGCTTCCTGAAGCCGTAGCCACTGATCCACAAGAGGGAAGAAGTACTGAAATTTCAGGCCCTCCCGGTAATTGAGGAGCTGCACCCGCACTTCCTCGGCGAGCCATTCCTTCAGGGCCGCCAGGGCCCGCTCCAGGTCCCGGAGCAGTTGCCGGCGCGGGTCGGTCTCTCCCTTTAACCCCAGGCGGCGCTTGAGGTTATCCCAAGTCCGGCCCAAAAACCCCATGCCGGAGCGCAGCCACACTTCCCGGGCAAACCGCCAATCGGGAACCACTTCCAGGTTCAGCAGAGGCACTTCCAGACCCGGGGGCCGGGGGATGGCCGTCGCTTCCAGGGCCGGGGCCGCAGCCGGCAGCCCCAGTTCGGCAATCTCCCGATAATAGAGAGCCAAGGCTTCCTGGAGGGCCAAAAACAGGGGCTGCCACGAGTGCATCAACTCCTGGCGCAGCCACTCTTCTTGCTCCCGAATGAATTCCACCAGCGCGATGTTGACTTCACCGGTGATATGGTGGGCCAACGCCTTGGCAAAGTCTTGAAAGAGCTGATAAAGGACGGTGCGGAAGACCGGTGTGCCGGACGGCGAGGCGATCTGGTCCCAATCGGGCTTAAAATTTCGGATGAATTCGTCCAGGTCTTTCCCCACCTGGCCGGAATGCCGATCCATCAGGCTGTCCACCCGGGAGCGCAGGGCCTTCTTCAACCGGTTACCGGCGCCCTCCATGGTCTGGCTTAAGGTGGCCATGGTGGCCGTAAGCGGCTGACGCCGGGCCTCCAGACGGGTTTCCAACTCCTTAATGGCGTCCATGCCCCGAGTCATAAGATCCTGGGTGAGTTCCAACTGCTCCCTTAAGCCCCTGGCCACCATCTTCACCTGAGCCAGACTACCCCCGGCCAACCGCCGGGTCCGCAAATCCGACAGGGCGGTTTTCAGATCTTGGTCGAATCGGACCGCCTCTCCATCTGAGAACGCGGTGGAGTCCGGGTCCGTGGCCCAAACCTTTAATACCGCAGCTTCCCGGGGATCAAGGGTTTCACCCCGGGCCTGCCGGCGATCCAGGAGGAGTTTCAGGGCGGAAAAGGCATAGACCCGGGGGTCCGGCTGCCAAGAGGACAACTCTTGTACGACCCGGTCCCGGATCTTCACCACCTCTCCGGAGGAGGTGTGCTCTCCCAAATCCAGGTTAAGCAGGGCCAGGATATGGGGAATCAGCCCCATTCTTTTCAGCTCGGCCAGAAACTGAAAGTCCGCCTGGCGCAGCCCCACCCGGGAGCTCACCACATAAAGGACCAGATCGCTCTTGATGAGATAGGCCAAGACCTGGGCCAGATGCTGGGGGAACGGCGAGTCGCTCCCCTGGCAGTCGCCCAGTTCCACCCCGTGCGCCGGCCACGGGAAGGGTATGGTGAGGAGCACGTCTTTAAGGTACACCGCGGTGGCCTCCCGGGTGACCAGCTCCCGGTGGCGGGCCAGGTCCGGGCCGGTCAGAGGCAGCACGCCGGTTGCGGGCATGAGGTCTTTGAGGAGATCGTAGCCTTCCAGATAGGATTTCAACAGCAGATAGTTCTGGTCCAGGCTGCCCCCGGTCCAGAGTTCGGCTTCCTGGGCCTCGGCCAGGACCTGGGCCAGGAGTTCGCGATCCAAAGCCTCCTGCAGATTCAGGGGCTCAGCCCGCTCCACCAGGCGGGGATTGGGCAGAAGCCCCAGGGCCCGGCGGATTTCACCGTTGATTTCGTCCCACGCCTTGAATTGGAGCACTGCGCCCGCCTCCGGCCCGGGCTGGACCCGGGTGATCATGGCGGTGAGGATGCCGGCGCCCCGCTTTAAGAGGTCCTGCCCCAACAGGCTGTTGATCATGGTGCTCTTGCCGGACTTCACCGCCCCTACCACCGCCAGACGGCAGGTGTCCTCCGCGGCGTGGGCCTTCACCTGGGACAGCACTTTTTGCCAGTGCTGGCCCTGGGCCGCGGCCTGGGGGAAGAGACTGATCCACTCTTGGGCCATATCCTCGAGGCGGCCGATCTCTTCCATGAAGGCCTGATGGGACTGGGGCTCCGTCATGTCTCAAGTTCCTGGACGATTTATCCCTATTGCCAAAAGTTCATTCTTAAAGGTTGGTTTTTAAATCCCCCTAAATCTCCCTTTTCTAAAGGGGGACTTTCAAAGGATTTCCGCTAGTTCCCCCCTTTGGCAAAGGGGGGTTAGGGGGGATTTAGTTCTTGGACCATGTGCCAAAAAGAAAAAACTTTGGCGAAAACTACTGGCAAGCCGCCTCAGCGACTCAGCTACCACCCTTCTTAGGTGCGAACCCGGCGATATAGGGACGGCCCAACTCAATGCGCACCCTGTCGGCGATTTCCACATTGACAATCTGGTCGTCGATATTGATGATTGTGCCGATCATGCCACCACTGGTAATGATGCGATCGCCCTTTTTCAGGTTGTCCAAGAGCGCCTTGTGTTCTTTGGCCTTTTTCTGTTGTGGCCGGATCAGAAGAAAATAGAAGATCACGACCATAAAGATCATGGGCACCACAAAACTCCACATCGGGCTGGCCTCGGGGGCTGCTGCCGCACCCTGGGCATATGCCATATTAACCACCTGTACTACCTCCCTCGTTGCGATTTTGATAGAAATCTTGACGAAACGCGGCAAACCGCCCGTCGGCGATGGCTTGCCGCATGGTAACCATCAAATTTAAATAGTAATACAAATTATGCAAAGTTAAAAGGCGATAAGCCAGAATTTCTCTCGCCACATACAGATGCCGCAGATAGGCCCGGGAATAATGCCGGCAGGTGTAGCAGCCGCAGGCCGCATCCAGCGGCCCGGGATCATTGCCGTGTACCGCGTTTTTTATCACCACCTTGCCCGCGGTGGTAAAGGCCATGCCGTTGCGCGCGTTTCTCGTGGGCAGCACGCAGTCGAACATATCCACCCCTCGGGCCACGCCCTCCACCAGGTCTTCCGGGGTCCCCACCCCCATGAGATACCGGGGTTTGTCTTCCGGCAGCATAGGTGTGGTTGCTTCCAGCATCTCCATCATGAGTTCCTTGGGCTCGCCCACGCTCAAGCCGCCGATGGCATAGCCGTCAAAGCCCATGGCCGCCATGGCCTGGGCCTGATCCCGGCGCAACTCCGCATTCATACCTCCCTGGATCACGGGAAACAGCGCCGCGTCGGGGCGCGTGCGGGCCTCTTTACACCGCGCCGCCCACCTCAGGGTCAGGTCTGCGGCCGCTCTTACCTCCGCCTCCGGGGCCGGATAGCCCGGGCACTCATCCAGGCAGATCATGATATCCACCCCCAGCGCCTCTTGGAGGCCCACCACGCGCTCCGGGGTCAAGAAATGGCTGGAGCCGTCCAGGTGCGACCGGAAGGTCACCCCCTCCTCGCTCATGGTGCGGAACGGCGCCAGGCTAAAGATCTGGAAACCGCCAGAGTCGGTGAGGATGGGGCCGTCCCAATGCATGAAGCGGTGCAACCCTCCAAGGTTTTGGATAGATTCAACTCCGGGCCTCAGATAGAGATGATAGGTGTTGCTCAGGATAATGGCTGCGCCGATCTCCCTGAGGTCTTCCGGCGTCAGGGTCTTCACCGTGGCATAGGTCCCCACCGGCATGAACACCGGCGTATCGATCTTGCCCCGGGACGTGGCGATCTCCCCCAACCGCGGTCCTGCCGGACCGGCGGATTTTATGAGACGAAATTCAAACATTTTAAGTATTCCAGCGAAGTGGCAAGAGGGAAAGGGCCTTTGTTCTTCCTAAGTTAATCGCCAACCTCTTTCAATTTTATTGAAGTCCCAAAAGGCGGACCTCAGCCCAAGCTTTGGAGTTTACTATCGTCAGAATCGCTTTGAATCTATCTTATATTCTTCCTTATTACCTTTGGGTTTCCTTCGCTATCTTTAAAATAATAAAGTAACGAAAATGGGTGTCTTTTAACACCCTGACCCAATGAGGGTAACTCTCCATATTCTGCTTTAAGAGCAGATTCTGTTAATATTTTCTTAGAGAAGTCAAACAAGACAAGTACAGAGTCACCCGAATATTTGGCAAGCTTAGCGATTTCATCTTCATTATCACATCTTTTAAGCTTCGTGCTACGGCAATCTGGTGTTCTAACTGCAAACTCGACAGCAACGTCACCAACCAAAAAATCGAATCTTCCTTTGCCAGTATAGCTATATGGATTAGAAGTTGCTACCTCAGGTTCAAAATCGTTGGCGAAATATCCTAAGAGATAAAATCTTATACAAGGTAATAAATATTTTTCGATATAATAATTAAACCATTGCTGCTTAGAGAATCGCTCATTAAGAATGCTTGAGTATAACAAGAAGAAGGTTTTTTTTATTTGGTTAATAGTAACCATTTATTTCTGAGTTCCTTTATTGATTTTTTTATAATTTATAAAATCAACATACAATCGCCATAACTATAAAACCGGTAACGCTCCTTAACCGCTTCCTCGTAGGCCTGCACAATCAGGTTCCGGCCCGCGAAGGCGCTCACCAGGAGGAGCAGGGTGGACTTGGGCAGATGGAAGTTGGTCAGCATCCGGTCCACGGCCTTAAACCGATACCCCGGGTAAATAAACAGGTCGCACCAGCCCTGCTGCGCCTGAAAGCCTGAGGGCGTTGCGCAGTATTCCAGCACTCGGACGCTTGTGGTGCCTACCGCCACCAGGCGTTTCCCCTGGGAGCGCGCCGCGTTGAGACGCGCGGCCGCAGCCTCGGATAATTCGAAGTATTCCGGCAGCATCTGGTGCCGGGTATAGTCGTCCACCCGCACCGGCATGAACGTCCCCGGTCCCACGTGCAGAGTGAGGCGCACGATCTCGATGCCCCTCTGGCCCAGTTCCTGCAAAACCGTGTCGGTGAAGTGCAGCCCCGCGGTGGGGCAGGCCACGGCCCCGGCTTGGGCTGCAAAGACCGTTTGGTAGGTAGCGCGGTCCGAGAGTTCCGCCAGACGATTGATATAGGGCGGCAGGGGAACCGCTCCCGCCTCCAGCACCGCGGCCACCGCGTCGCCACTGGCGCAGGTGAAGCGCACCTCAACGACCCCCGGCTGCGGCAGAGCCAGAACCATTGCGGTCAGGTCAGCTCCGAAGTTCAGAGCCTGCCCAACCCGAAGGCTTCCCCGGTGCGTGGCCCGGGCCCGGGCTGCCTGGGGGACTTGGCCGTTGCCTTCGGCTTCCGGCAAGTGGTGGAGCAGCAACTCCACTTTGCCGCCGCTATCTTTATGGCCGTTAAGGCGCGCCGGAAAGACCCGGGTGTCGTTGACCACCAGGACGTCGCGATCGTCCAGCCATTGGGGCAGATCCCGAAAGCGCCTGTGACCGATTTCGCCCCCGTCTCGCTTTAGCACCATGAGGCGCGAGGCATCCCTTTTCTCCAAAGGGTATTGAGCCACTAACTCCGGCGGCAAAATGTATTCGTAATCTTCAATCAAGGGCATGGCGACGAGACTCGTCGTGTAATTTATTGTGGGTTGCACACAGCGCACCTATCGTAAGGTCGGGTTTAAAACCCGCCCCTACAGGAAGGTGTTCGCACCTTACGTCACCCTGAGCAGGAAGCCACCGGGAATAGAGTATAATTGACGCCGGAATCCGCATTTGATAAGTTTAACCCAGTCATTTTTTCGTGCAAGGACGACACCTATCGTGACTCGCAAATTCTTGACCACCATGGCGCTGATAGTCTGCCTCTGGCCCCTGCAGGCCGCCGCGGCAGTTTCCCCGGAAGCAGTGATAGCCCGGGTTCAGACCCTTTATGACAAAGCCGGCGGCTTTCAGGCCCGCTTTCTTCAGGATTCCCGTATTAAGGCAACCGGCGCCTCGGACTCCGCGGCAGGGTGGATGTATTTTATGAAACCCTCCCGCATGCGCTGGCAGTATGAGACCCCCCCGGAACAGAAAAAAGAAATCGTCTCCGACGGCCGGCTGGTGTGGATGTATATGCCCCAAGACGGCGTAGTCATGGTCTATAAGTTGGAGAAAGTGCTGCGTTCGGACCTGGTTATGCGGTTTTTTTCGGGAATAGGCCTGGTCCAAAAGGATTTTAATATTTCCTGGCAGCGCCCGCCCCAGGAGGGCGCCAGCTATGTTATCGACCTGTTTCCCAAAAAGGACCAGCCGGAGCTCAAGCGCCTCACCTTAACCATCAACCCCGACACCTATTTGGTGGAGAAGCTGGATTTTACCAACGCCTTAGGGGAGGAGAGCCGCTTCACCTTTACCCAGGTGAAGTTAGAGGTTCCCCTGGCCCCCACGTTCTTTACCTTTACACCGCCCCCGGGCGTCCAGGTGATCCGGGAAACTCCGGGCTCCTGATATGCGGTCCGGGTGGTTAAAAAGCTCTGAAGTATCCTAAAACTGTCTGAAGTATAGACTTCAAAAAACAAACCATGGAATTTACCCAGCAACAACAAGAAGTGCGGCATTGGTTGGAACGGCGCCGGGGAATTCTCCTGGCCCACAACTATCAGCCGGGAGAAATTCAGGATGTGGCCGATTTTTTGGGTGACTCCCTGGCCTTATCCATGACCGCGGCCAAAACCCCGGCCGAAGTCATTGTGTTTTGCGGGGTCCATTTCATGGCGGAAACCGCGGCCATCCTCTGTCCGGACAAAACCGTCCTCCTGCCCCGGGAAGACGTGGGCTGTTACATGGCCGCCACCATCACCGCGGAGCAACTCCGGACCCGGAAAGCCGAACTCCCCGGAGTGCCGGTGGTCACCTATGTCAATTCCACCGCGGCGGTCAAGGCCGAAAGCGACATCTGCTGCACCTCCGCCAACGTCGTCCAGGTTGTCAATTCTTTGACACCCTCCCGGGTTTTGATGGTCCCGGACCGCAACCTGGCCCTCTACACCGCCCGGCATACCAAAAAAGAAATACTCTATTGGGAGGGCTGCTGCAACGTGCACGACGGCCTGGGCGCCGCTGAAGTCCTGGCTTGCCAGGCCGCCCACCCCAAGGCCGTGTTCATCGCCCATCCCGAGTGCCGTCCCGAAGTTTTGGATCTGGCCCAAGAGATTCGCAGCACCAGCGGCATGCTTCAGTACGCGCGCCAGTCCAACGTCAAAGAATTCATCATCGGCACGGAAATGGGCATCCTCCATACCTTGCGCAAAGAAAATCCCGACAAACTTTTTTATTCCCCTTCCCCCCACTTGATCTGCCCGGATATGAAGCGCATCACTCTTCAAGACGTCATTGCCGCCCTGAAAGACAACCGCCACCAGATCACGGTGCCGGAGGAGACCAGGCGGCGGGCCCTCCAAGCGGTAGAGCGCATGTTGGCTGTTCCCCGTGATTAATGCGCCTTCTGATGCGGTGCGGTCAGGCAACTTAGTCCTCCATTCTTTTAAAGTGTTGGCCCGGTTCTTGCTGCTCCATTCAGTAAAGTATCGAATGGAAAGCTGAGAATTCACCATGTCTAAAAAAAATTCAGGGCCACGTCCTAACTATGATAACCTGGGCCATTTTTTGCACGATTTGGCCCAACCCCTGGCAACGGTAACCGGTCTGGTCGATCTTCTGCTCCTGGAAATGAATGAACAAGATAAGTTGTTCCAGGAAGTCCAGTTGATTAGTGACCAACTGGAGAAAATCATGTCAATACTTGGCGACATTCGCCAGATCGCCCGGGAGGCCGCCGAGCGTGAAGCAGAATCCCAGAAATCGCGCCGGTCTCCGTTGTCCTGATCTCCGGCCGCAAACGCCAGGCGCGGTCTGAAAGCCTCGCGTCGGTTTTCTATTCTCAGCAAGATCCTTTCCCAATCTTCCGCTCTCTTTCACATCGCAAGATACGAACTTCGGTCCGGCAGCCTTTCCCTTGCCAATCTCACCAAAAGCCCCTATCATGATGACAAAGCACGCCGGAAGTTATAGTGCTTGCCAAAAGTTCTTTCCTTATTATTCCCCTCTCCCCTTGCGGGAGAGGGCAAGGGTGAGGGGTAAATAAATTGGCAATGAATATAGGTCTGGATTCTTCCGGCTTTCCTATAAACCGGATTCCTGACTGCAAATAACTCGGGGCAGGCCCTCTAAGGCCTCATCCCCTGACCTATTCTCGCCATGGCACAGAAGGATGCTCCCCCTGAAGTTGTCTCCCGGGTGTATGAACTCCGGGACCGGATCAACTACCACAACTACCGCTACTATACGCTGGATGATCCGGTGGTCTCCGATGCCGAGTTCGATCGTCTTCTGGCCGAACTCATCCGGCTGGAGGAAACTTACGGCCTGGCCACGCCGGATTCCCCCACCCAGCGAGTCGGGGCTCAACCCCTGGACAAGTTTGAGACTGTCAACCACCGGCAGCCCATGCTGTCGCTGGAAAACGCCTTCAGCGAGACCGAGGTCCAGGAGTTCGACGAACGGCTGAAGCGGTTCTTGAAGACCGCGGACGAGTTTGACTATGTCCTGGAGCCCAAGATGGACGGCTGCGCCGTGGAGTTGGTCTATGAATACGGCCGCTTTACCATCGGCTCCACCCGGGGCGACGGCTACCGTGGCGAAAACGTCACCCAGAACCTCAAAACCATCCACACCATCCCCCTGGGGCTGTTGACCGAGGCGGAGGCGGTCCCGGAATTGCTGGAGGTCCGGGGCGAAGTCTACATGGACCTTCCAGAGTTCAAACAACTCAACGAAGAGCGCCTGGCCAAGGGCGATCCCGCCTTTGCCAATCCCCGCAACGCCGCCGCCGGTTCCCTGCGCCAGTTGGACCCCAAGATCACCTCAAGCCGGCCCCTGAAGATTTACTGTTACGGGATCGGGGAAGTGCGGGGACGCAGCTTCGCAAGCCAGTGGGAAATTCTCCAGACCCTGAAAGCCTGGGGCCTTAGAGTCAACCCCCTGATTGAGCGAGGCCGGGGAATCATTGCTGCCACCGCCTATCATCAGAAACTGGAGCACCAACGCCACGGCCTGCCCTATGAAATCGACGGCATGGTTATCAAGGTTGACTCTCTCGCCTTGCAGGAGCGACTGGGCACCAAGACCCGCAGTCCCCGCTGGGCCCTGGCTTTTAAATTTGCCGCCACCCAGGCCACTACCAAAGTTTTGGACATCGCGGTGAATGTGGGCCGCACCGGCGCAGTGACTCCCATGGCGGTGATGGAGCCCGTGGAGGTGGGCGGCGTTACCGTGAGCCGGGCTACCCTGCACAACGAAGACGAAGTGGCGAGGAAAGACGTCCGGCTCGGGGATACGGTCCTGGTCCAGCGGGCCGGGGACGTCATCCCGGAAGTGGTGAAAGTCATTATGGAAGCGCGTCCGCCCGACGCCCAACCCTTTAAGATGCCCACCCATTGCCCGGTGTGCGGCACCGAATTGGTGCGGCCTGAGGGCGAGAAGGTCACCCGCTGCCCCAACCCCGATTGCTTCGCGTCCCGGACCCGGGGGATTCAGCACTTTGCCGGGAAAAGCGCCATGGACATCGACGGCCTGGGAGAGAAGATCGTCCTGAAACTGGTGGAGGTCGGCCTGGTCAAGGATGTGAGCGACCTCTACCGGTTGACCGAAGGCGACCTCATTCCCTTGGAGCGCTTTGCGGAAAAATCGGCCCAGAATATCATCATGGCCATTCAGGCTAGCAAAAGACCGGCACTGTGGCGCCTGATCAACGCCCTGGGCATCCGCTACGTCGGCGAGGCCACGGCCCAGCTTTTGGCTCAGCACTTCCACAGCCTCGACGAATTGATGCAGGCCGACCTGGAGGAACTGCTGCATGTAGGGGGGGTGGGCAAACAGGTGGCTGCCAGTATCCGGGAATTTTTCGATGCTGCGCAAAATCAGGCACTGATCAAAAGACTCCAGGTAGCCGGAGTGATGGGATTGCCCCCAGGACCTGCCGCGGCCTCGCCCCTGGGCGGCAAGACCTTTGTCTTTACCGGGGGGCTGCCGCATTTCTCCCGGGACGAGGCCAAAGCCCAGGTGTTGGCCCGGGGCGGCAAGGTAACCTCGTCGGTGTCCGCCAAGACCGATTATGTGGTGGCAGGGATGGACCCCGGCAGCAAGTTGGCCAAGGCCCGGGAACTGGGGGTGACTATTCTGGATGAGGCGGCCTTTGAAGAATTACTCAAAAGGAGTGGCTGATGGCAGATAAGGCACGCGTCCACGTGTTGATCGAGGGTCGGGTCCAGGGGGTCTTCTTCCGGGCCTCCACCCGGGACGAGGCCCGGGCGCGGGGGCTCACCGGCTGGGCCCGGAACCTCCCGGACGGCCGGGTGGAAGCCTTATTCGAAGGCGACAAGCGGGTCGTTTCAGACATGCTCACCTGGTGCCATAAAGGCCCCCCTTATGCCTACGTGGACCGCGTCGAGGTTGAGTGGCAGCCCTATCAGGGAGACCTGACGGATTTTCGGATTGTGTATTGAAGGAAATCTCTGATACGGATTCTTGGGGAGAATGATTTTAAGGAGCTAATTAATTTGGCGAATTAGAATAAGCTTTTATGACAGGAAAATCGGATCCCCAAACTGGCAGCCTTAATGGGGCGCTGAACTTCATATTTGACAACCAGTTGCCACCTATACTATCCTATTAAAAATTTTAATAAATTACAATTTTAGAATTCTATTATGAAACTCGAAGAGCCAGCCAAGCAACAAAATGTTGCCGAAAAAGAACTCAGACGTCTGCAACATTTTGGCATGAAAAAAGTCAAAGAGCTTGGCTTAAAAGAAGAGGACGTACAGCGCTTAATTGATGAGTATCGATCCGAGGCATAATCATGGCTGACAACGAAATTTCTCCTTCCGGCGACCTCGTGTTCAAACCCTGTAGCCGGGCCTTTTTTGTCTATTACGTGGCCATGGCCCTGGTATTTCTGGGGCCTCGGCTCAACCCCGAGGTAGGGCTGCCGGTCTGGTTGGGGACCATTTTGGGGCTGATTATTGTGGCCGCGGTGGTCTACCAGAAATACGGTATGGAGTACCGCGTCACTGCCCAAGGCGTGGCCCGGGTCTGGCGCTGGCCGTCCCCCCGCCGTCAGGAGATTGCCTGGGAACACCTGGGAGAGGTCCTGGTGCTCCGGGGCCTGACCCAGACCGTGCTTCAGGTGGGCAATCTCGCTTTGCCGGATAAATCCGGGGGGCCCGAGATGTTCTGGCACGGCCTGGCCAACCCCAAAGACGTCAAAGACCTCATCGACGGCAAGCGCCCATGACAACCCTGGAAGAAGATTGGGGGACAGTCCCGGCCTTGCCCGAGCCTGCGCGGCAGGGTGTACCGTGGGAAGACCCGGAACTTTCCGGCTGGGTGGGATTCTTCCGCACCCTACGGGACCTCCTGCTCCACCCGGGGGAATTTTTTGACAACCTGGGCCCGGGAGGGCGGGCCGAGCCCTTGGCCTTTGCCCTTATCGTGTCCACCGCAGGGGTGTTGATCGCCC from Desulfobaccales bacterium carries:
- a CDS encoding SH3 domain-containing protein, giving the protein MMLRKLMVPVLLSLLILLLASHLVQAYSAYFYVIPTSAPLRECAGQECDVLLTAYKGDKVEILERTSTGWSRVRLVDRTGIGWIPSDLLSYSPDLQAKPTPLSYVNTSSLPLRQQPTPSANVLTTLHFNDQVEMLGVSASGWAQVRDLQSSTVGWVPPRYLSSVTSSTPKSPRRHRAPARKKAPPKEEKAPTETAEPPSAM
- a CDS encoding dynamin family protein; translated protein: MTEPQSHQAFMEEIGRLEDMAQEWISLFPQAAAQGQHWQKVLSQVKAHAAEDTCRLAVVGAVKSGKSTMINSLLGQDLLKRGAGILTAMITRVQPGPEAGAVLQFKAWDEINGEIRRALGLLPNPRLVERAEPLNLQEALDRELLAQVLAEAQEAELWTGGSLDQNYLLLKSYLEGYDLLKDLMPATGVLPLTGPDLARHRELVTREATAVYLKDVLLTIPFPWPAHGVELGDCQGSDSPFPQHLAQVLAYLIKSDLVLYVVSSRVGLRQADFQFLAELKRMGLIPHILALLNLDLGEHTSSGEVVKIRDRVVQELSSWQPDPRVYAFSALKLLLDRRQARGETLDPREAAVLKVWATDPDSTAFSDGEAVRFDQDLKTALSDLRTRRLAGGSLAQVKMVARGLREQLELTQDLMTRGMDAIKELETRLEARRQPLTATMATLSQTMEGAGNRLKKALRSRVDSLMDRHSGQVGKDLDEFIRNFKPDWDQIASPSGTPVFRTVLYQLFQDFAKALAHHITGEVNIALVEFIREQEEWLRQELMHSWQPLFLALQEALALYYREIAELGLPAAAPALEATAIPRPPGLEVPLLNLEVVPDWRFAREVWLRSGMGFLGRTWDNLKRRLGLKGETDPRRQLLRDLERALAALKEWLAEEVRVQLLNYREGLKFQYFFPLVDQWLRLQEASLDDTLGSLLGSLKAAAETMHLAEEERAARRQRLSELIPLAHRIEARLSEKTSPK
- the yajC gene encoding preprotein translocase subunit YajC, producing MAYAQGAAAAPEASPMWSFVVPMIFMVVIFYFLLIRPQQKKAKEHKALLDNLKKGDRIITSGGMIGTIINIDDQIVNVEIADRVRIELGRPYIAGFAPKKGGS
- the tgt gene encoding tRNA guanosine(34) transglycosylase Tgt; translation: MFEFRLIKSAGPAGPRLGEIATSRGKIDTPVFMPVGTYATVKTLTPEDLREIGAAIILSNTYHLYLRPGVESIQNLGGLHRFMHWDGPILTDSGGFQIFSLAPFRTMSEEGVTFRSHLDGSSHFLTPERVVGLQEALGVDIMICLDECPGYPAPEAEVRAAADLTLRWAARCKEARTRPDAALFPVIQGGMNAELRRDQAQAMAAMGFDGYAIGGLSVGEPKELMMEMLEATTPMLPEDKPRYLMGVGTPEDLVEGVARGVDMFDCVLPTRNARNGMAFTTAGKVVIKNAVHGNDPGPLDAACGCYTCRHYSRAYLRHLYVAREILAYRLLTLHNLYYYLNLMVTMRQAIADGRFAAFRQDFYQNRNEGGSTGG
- the queA gene encoding tRNA preQ1(34) S-adenosylmethionine ribosyltransferase-isomerase QueA; this translates as MQPTINYTTSLVAMPLIEDYEYILPPELVAQYPLEKRDASRLMVLKRDGGEIGHRRFRDLPQWLDDRDVLVVNDTRVFPARLNGHKDSGGKVELLLHHLPEAEGNGQVPQAARARATHRGSLRVGQALNFGADLTAMVLALPQPGVVEVRFTCASGDAVAAVLEAGAVPLPPYINRLAELSDRATYQTVFAAQAGAVACPTAGLHFTDTVLQELGQRGIEIVRLTLHVGPGTFMPVRVDDYTRHQMLPEYFELSEAAAARLNAARSQGKRLVAVGTTSVRVLEYCATPSGFQAQQGWCDLFIYPGYRFKAVDRMLTNFHLPKSTLLLLVSAFAGRNLIVQAYEEAVKERYRFYSYGDCMLIL
- a CDS encoding outer membrane lipoprotein carrier protein LolA, encoding MTRKFLTTMALIVCLWPLQAAAAVSPEAVIARVQTLYDKAGGFQARFLQDSRIKATGASDSAAGWMYFMKPSRMRWQYETPPEQKKEIVSDGRLVWMYMPQDGVVMVYKLEKVLRSDLVMRFFSGIGLVQKDFNISWQRPPQEGASYVIDLFPKKDQPELKRLTLTINPDTYLVEKLDFTNALGEESRFTFTQVKLEVPLAPTFFTFTPPPGVQVIRETPGS
- the nadA gene encoding quinolinate synthase NadA; translation: MEFTQQQQEVRHWLERRRGILLAHNYQPGEIQDVADFLGDSLALSMTAAKTPAEVIVFCGVHFMAETAAILCPDKTVLLPREDVGCYMAATITAEQLRTRKAELPGVPVVTYVNSTAAVKAESDICCTSANVVQVVNSLTPSRVLMVPDRNLALYTARHTKKEILYWEGCCNVHDGLGAAEVLACQAAHPKAVFIAHPECRPEVLDLAQEIRSTSGMLQYARQSNVKEFIIGTEMGILHTLRKENPDKLFYSPSPHLICPDMKRITLQDVIAALKDNRHQITVPEETRRRALQAVERMLAVPRD
- the ligA gene encoding NAD-dependent DNA ligase LigA; this translates as MAQKDAPPEVVSRVYELRDRINYHNYRYYTLDDPVVSDAEFDRLLAELIRLEETYGLATPDSPTQRVGAQPLDKFETVNHRQPMLSLENAFSETEVQEFDERLKRFLKTADEFDYVLEPKMDGCAVELVYEYGRFTIGSTRGDGYRGENVTQNLKTIHTIPLGLLTEAEAVPELLEVRGEVYMDLPEFKQLNEERLAKGDPAFANPRNAAAGSLRQLDPKITSSRPLKIYCYGIGEVRGRSFASQWEILQTLKAWGLRVNPLIERGRGIIAATAYHQKLEHQRHGLPYEIDGMVIKVDSLALQERLGTKTRSPRWALAFKFAATQATTKVLDIAVNVGRTGAVTPMAVMEPVEVGGVTVSRATLHNEDEVARKDVRLGDTVLVQRAGDVIPEVVKVIMEARPPDAQPFKMPTHCPVCGTELVRPEGEKVTRCPNPDCFASRTRGIQHFAGKSAMDIDGLGEKIVLKLVEVGLVKDVSDLYRLTEGDLIPLERFAEKSAQNIIMAIQASKRPALWRLINALGIRYVGEATAQLLAQHFHSLDELMQADLEELLHVGGVGKQVAASIREFFDAAQNQALIKRLQVAGVMGLPPGPAAASPLGGKTFVFTGGLPHFSRDEAKAQVLARGGKVTSSVSAKTDYVVAGMDPGSKLAKARELGVTILDEAAFEELLKRSG
- a CDS encoding acylphosphatase, yielding MADKARVHVLIEGRVQGVFFRASTRDEARARGLTGWARNLPDGRVEALFEGDKRVVSDMLTWCHKGPPYAYVDRVEVEWQPYQGDLTDFRIVY